From the unidentified bacterial endosymbiont genome, one window contains:
- a CDS encoding MlaE family ABC transporter permease: MTEQTLTALLNIDETKNPPRIAASGDWVLAHYAHLEPAVSALQSRLPPNAVFDLSQLGTLDTAGATLLVKLMGEQKILALDRIAPSLPVERRVLLQTVGAALLDYAAPQAHKRPGIVTELLANVGKSVESFWQNLVALIGFIGLTLEALFATLLRPSRWRVTSLVANLQQIGLNAVPIIAMLTFMVGAVIAFLGSTVLSTFGASIFTVQLVVFSFLREFAVLLTAILMAGRTASAFTAQIGLMKANEEIDAIQAMGLNPVELLVLPRVLALLLALPMLTFIGMISGISGGIVVCALTLDISPTMFLTIMQNSVGFEHFLVGMIKAPVFAFLIAIIGCLEGFKVSGSAESVGAHTTASVVHSIFVVILLDAVAALFFMEMGW, encoded by the coding sequence ATGACAGAACAGACGCTCACTGCATTACTCAATATTGATGAGACCAAAAATCCTCCGCGTATCGCTGCTTCGGGCGACTGGGTGCTGGCGCATTATGCCCATCTGGAGCCTGCCGTCAGCGCGTTACAGTCTCGATTACCCCCAAACGCCGTTTTCGACCTGAGCCAGTTAGGGACACTTGATACCGCTGGTGCCACGCTGCTGGTCAAGCTTATGGGTGAGCAAAAGATACTGGCGCTCGATCGTATTGCGCCATCGCTTCCGGTAGAGCGCCGTGTCCTGCTGCAAACCGTCGGAGCGGCATTACTGGACTACGCCGCGCCTCAGGCGCATAAGCGGCCGGGTATCGTCACCGAGCTGCTGGCGAACGTTGGAAAGTCGGTGGAAAGCTTCTGGCAAAACCTGGTTGCCCTCATCGGATTTATCGGTCTGACGCTTGAAGCACTTTTTGCCACCCTGTTGCGGCCATCTCGCTGGCGGGTTACGTCTCTGGTCGCTAATCTGCAGCAAATTGGCCTGAATGCCGTGCCTATCATCGCAATGCTGACGTTTATGGTCGGAGCGGTAATCGCTTTTTTGGGATCAACGGTGCTCTCCACGTTCGGTGCCAGTATATTTACCGTTCAACTGGTGGTGTTTTCATTCCTGCGCGAATTTGCCGTGCTGCTGACGGCAATACTCATGGCCGGGCGAACCGCCAGCGCCTTCACTGCACAGATCGGCCTGATGAAAGCCAATGAAGAGATTGATGCTATCCAGGCAATGGGGCTAAATCCGGTCGAACTGCTGGTACTTCCACGCGTGCTGGCGCTACTACTGGCGCTGCCGATGCTGACCTTTATTGGCATGATCAGCGGGATATCGGGTGGAATTGTGGTTTGTGCATTAACGCTTGATATCTCCCCAACCATGTTTTTAACCATAATGCAGAACAGCGTCGGTTTTGAACATTTTTTGGTGGGCATGATTAAAGCGCCGGTGTTTGCATTTCTGATTGCCATCATCGGTTGCCTGGAAGGGTTTAAGGTGAGCGGAAGCGCGGAATCTGTGGGCGCACATACTACCGCGAGCGTTGTACATTCAATATTTGTAGTGATCCTGCTGGATGCGGTTGCTGCACTGTTTTTCATGGAGATGGGATGGTAA